One genomic region from Streptomyces sp. NBC_01431 encodes:
- the cobA gene encoding uroporphyrinogen-III C-methyltransferase, with product MAEYPAYPVGLRLTGRRVIVVGGGQVAQRRLPALIAAGADVTLISPSATPSVEAMADAGEIGWERRRFQDGDLADAWYALVATADAEANERISAEAERSRVWCVRSDDASAATAWTPATGRSEGVTVAVLTTDTPDPRRSAAIRDAVVEGLRDGTLVAPQQRTRTPGVALVGGGPGDPDLITVRGRRLLAEADVVIADRLGPRDLLDELPPHVEVIDAAKIPYGRFMAQEAINNALIEHAKAGKAVVRLKGGDPYVFGRGMEELQALAEAGVACTVVPGISSSISVPSAAGIPVTHRGVAHEFTVVSGHVAPDDPRSLVDWKSLAQLRGTLVLLMAVDKIGPIAQALITHGKNPRTPVALVQEGTTASQRRVDATLETVGEVARAEEVKPPAVIVIGDVVTVNARP from the coding sequence ATGGCCGAATACCCCGCGTACCCCGTAGGCCTCCGCCTCACCGGTCGCCGAGTCATCGTCGTCGGCGGCGGCCAGGTGGCCCAGCGCCGCCTCCCGGCCCTCATCGCCGCCGGGGCCGACGTCACGCTGATCTCCCCGAGCGCCACCCCTTCCGTCGAGGCGATGGCCGACGCGGGCGAGATCGGCTGGGAGCGCCGCCGCTTCCAGGACGGCGACCTGGCCGACGCCTGGTACGCCCTGGTCGCCACCGCCGACGCCGAGGCCAACGAGCGGATCTCCGCCGAGGCCGAGCGCTCCCGCGTCTGGTGCGTACGCTCCGACGACGCGAGCGCCGCCACCGCCTGGACCCCGGCCACCGGCCGCTCCGAGGGCGTCACGGTCGCCGTCCTCACCACCGACACCCCCGACCCGCGCCGCTCCGCCGCGATCCGCGACGCGGTCGTCGAGGGCCTGCGCGACGGCACTCTGGTCGCCCCGCAGCAGCGCACCCGCACCCCGGGCGTCGCACTGGTCGGCGGCGGCCCCGGCGACCCGGACCTGATCACCGTGCGCGGCCGCAGGCTGCTCGCCGAGGCCGACGTGGTCATCGCCGACCGGCTCGGCCCCCGCGACCTGCTCGACGAACTCCCGCCGCACGTCGAGGTGATCGACGCCGCGAAGATCCCCTACGGCCGCTTCATGGCGCAGGAGGCCATCAACAACGCGCTGATCGAGCACGCCAAGGCCGGCAAGGCGGTCGTCCGGCTCAAGGGCGGCGACCCGTACGTCTTCGGCCGCGGCATGGAGGAGCTCCAGGCGCTCGCCGAAGCCGGCGTCGCCTGCACCGTGGTGCCCGGCATCTCCAGCTCCATCTCGGTGCCGAGCGCGGCCGGCATTCCGGTCACGCACCGGGGCGTGGCCCATGAGTTCACGGTGGTCAGCGGGCATGTGGCCCCGGACGACCCGCGCTCGCTCGTCGACTGGAAGTCGCTGGCCCAACTGCGCGGCACCCTCGTGCTGTTGATGGCCGTCGACAAGATCGGTCCGATCGCGCAGGCGCTCATCACGCACGGCAAGAACCCGCGGACCCCGGTCGCGCTCGTCCAGGAAGGCACCACGGCGTCCCAGCGCCGCGTGGACGCGACGCTGGAGACCGTCGGCGAGGTCGCCAGGGCCGAGGAAGTGAAGCCCCCGGCCGTCATCGTCATCGGCGACGTCGTCACCGTGAACGCCCGCCCGTAA